The window TCGTCTTGTCAAACCATTGCTGATAGCGGCGGGTGAGGTCTCGCAAAGACTGAGGAGACTTGGCCGATAGCAACAACATGTGATGCTGTCGGTCGCGGTGTGGTTTTTCACCTCGAATGGCATCCTGGGTATTCGCGTCGACCGGGGGTGCACTTTCAATAACAACATGCACATTGGTGCCGCTCATCCCGAAAGCGCTAATAGCTGCGCGTCGTACATCCGAGTCAGCCGGCCACTCCCGCGCTTGGGTAGGCACTTTTATCGGTAAGCGCTGCCAGGGGATATGTGGATTTGGTGTATCAAAATTCACATGTGGAGGAATCGTAGCATTGCGTATCGCCAATGCCGTTTTAATTAAGGCGGCCACACCCGCTCCGGCCTCAAGGTGACCGACGCTAGCCTTTACCGAACCAATATAGAGCGGATTGTCCTGGCTGTGCGCAGCACCGTAGACACGCCCGAGCGACAACACCTCTATGGGGTCTCCCAGGGGAGTACCAGTACCGTGAGCCTCGACATATTGCACCTGGCTGGCATCAACACCAGCATTTTCCAAGGCCGCATTTATTACTTTTTCCTGTGCGGCACCGTTCGGCGCGGTCATACCGTTACTCTTGCCGTCGTGGTTAGCTGCTGACCCGCGAATCACCGCAATAATGTTGTCACCATCGACTTGCGCATCGCTCAAGCGTTTCAGTACAACAACACCACATCCCTCCCCACGTACATATCCATCCGCTTTTTCATCAAACGTGCGGCAGGAACCGGTTGGCGACAAGGCTCGCAACTTTGAAAAACTGATACTCAACTCTGGAGTTAACATCAGATTAACACCGCCAGCCAACACCAAATCCGCTTCACCATTGCGAAGGGACTGACAAGCCAGATGCACAGCGAGTAATGATGAGGAACAAGAAGTATCTAACTGAAATGCTGGCCCCTGCAAACCCAGAACGTAAGCGATTCGACCAACACCAATACTGCGAGCCGACCCCAGAGAGGTGTACGCATCAATGGTCTCCTCATCCATGGAGCTTGTTGAAAAACGGGAATAGTCGTCGGAGCCCATTCCCATGATGACAGCAGTCTTGGATTCAGCGAGGCTATGTACATCAATACCCGCGTCTTCAAGGCCCTGGTAACACACCTCCAACATCAGCCGATGCTGCGGGTCCATAGCCTGGGCTTCACGGGGAGTTAAGCCAAAAAAAGCGGGATCAAATTTATCGTAATCCTGAATGAACGCACCTGCTGCCGTGTACATGCGGCCAGGTGCTTCGGGATCGCTATCAAGATAATGGTCGAGGTTCCACCGCGACTTCGGCAGCGGTTCAATAGCGCAAGATCCATTGCGCAATAAATCCCAAAAGGCCGCACTATCATCAGCATCGCCAGGAAAGCGACAACCAATTCCCACCAATGCAATTGGTTCATTACGCTGCTTTTTGGTTTCTTCCAGCTCCTGTTTTAGCCCACGAATTTTTACCAGCGCATTCTCTAATAATACGCGCATGTCCTGCTTCGATGCTTCCATACTCACGGCCTGATTCAACCTCGACTTTACTGTCAGAGAGCTTGTGGTTATTAATTACTATCGGTTAGTTTTTGTGGAACCTTCTGCTACCGAACATCAGTATTATTCAAGCTCACAGGCCAAAGCGGCGGCCACTTGATCATCGGACAAGGTGCTCAAATTTTCGGGTTGATTGCTGTGAATTTCTGCTTCTTGTTGTTCAGCTTCTTTAGTGCGCTTTTCGTTTAGCAAAAATTGGGTGAGAACACTAATACTCGGGTACTGCCACACCACTGTGGAATCCACTTCAAAACCGAGCCAGCGTTCTAATTCAAACGAGAATTCAACAGAACTGACAGAATCCAGACCGACATCAACAAACGTGCTTTGTGCGCTTAGTTCGCTGCTACTCACCCGAATTCGCTTGCTTAACCAGTTAATCATCCAGGCTTCCAATTCCTCTTCCTCACTGGTCGCGATATTGGCAATAACGACAGTTTCAGCTTCGGGAGCAGCACATGGCTCCTGAGGTGTCGCGGGTAAATCTGGAGGCGTTACCGCCGCAGGCGCTTTAACAGGTTCCCCCTCGCGCAGTAACAAGGTATCCGTGGCGCGCTCCATACCTGCTGCGTGCTGTTGTATATCACCGATATCGTGCAGAAGATCGTCTGCGGCTTGCTCTAGTTGCGCAGCGCTCATCCACACTTGTGATCCACCAGTGCTTGCAACGACTTCGGCATGTTTAATTTCCAGGCATTTATTCAACCAGGCTATCGCTTGTTGAAGGGATTTATCGGGGCATCGCTGATTTTGGAATTCAACAAACGCCTTAACGATGTGCAACGTTGTCAAATCTCCTACAAAGGTATGCGCGCGTTGATTCACCTGAAAAGAATTCAAACCAATTCGCTCACCGCTAGCCGTTGCCAAATGCAACATTTCTGAGGCCATGCTCGCAACATCGGTCGCTACATCAGAAGACTGGAGGGTGTTTTTTATAAAGGACAGAATCTGCTCGCCACCATTAATAACACGAGCACCAATAAAAACATTCAACGCTTCGGTCGGGCCCTCAAAAATTCGGAACAGACGCAGGTCGCGCATCAATTGCGGTACAGCGTTATTTTCGGTATAACCGCGACCGCCGAGCATCTGCATCAGCTGATCAACACCTTTCCATAAAAATTCAGGGGCTGAAGTTTTACACGCTGCGTAAATTTCTGAAGGAATCTCTACACCCTGATCAATCAGTTCACCAAGCGAGCGCACCATTGCCTGGATCGCTGCAATAGTCGCGTGCATCTCAGACAACCGCTGGATGCTAACTGAACTTTCGAATAATTTTCCCGATGCGACATCACGACGTTGAGCGTAGCGAGTCATTAATTGCGCAGCGCGCTTTAAGCCCCCCAAACTCATCGCAGCAATTACCAAACGACCATGCATCATCGCGTCCTGGGCAATCTCCATACCCTGTCCCACGCGACCCAACATGTCACTCTCAGTAACGTGGACATCCTTAAAGTGAATGCGGTTCTGCACCATTCCGCGCATACCCATAGTTGGCGCTTCTTCGCCCATCCACATGCCGCTGCGACCCTGTTCGATGGCAAAAGCGGTCAGGCCTTTTGGGTTGCCCTGCTCGTCCTTAACTTGAACAAACGTGTTTATGACCCCCGACCAACTGCCGTTTCCAATCCAACATTTTTCGCCGGTTATCAGCCAACCGCCTTGAGGTGCAGGTCGCGCTGTGGCTGAAATCGCATGGGGATTAGAACCCGCGCCCGGCTCAGTAATCGCTAAGGCTCCCAGGATTCGGCCTTCGGCAATTTTCGGTAGGAAAACGTCTTTCGTTAACTGAGAACCGTAATTCAAAATTGGTCGGGTACCCAGTACGTGATGTACCGACACCATCGCTGCAAGGTTGGCGTCGATAGCAGCCAGCTGCTCGATCACCCGCAATGAGTCACTTACCGTCATGGCCTGCCCTGCGTATTGTTCGGGCACACACATCCCCAGTAGCCCCTGGCTGGCGAAATCCATCACAATATATGGTGGTACACACCGTCGCTCATCGATTAACGCCGAATTAATACGTGTTTCGGCATACTGGCGTAACCAGTGTATCTTTGCTTCCGTTTTCACCGAGCTTTCCGCTGCGCTACCCAACAAGTCAGTCGGCTTGGCGGTCTCAACTACGGCTTCACCCTTAACTTCTCGGCGCAAACTTTCGGAGCCAAACCAGCAGGCTATTTCTGCCAGATCATTTTCGTAAAACTGCTTGCGCGTACCTCGACGCTGAATCTTTCCACTGGAGGTTAACGGTAGTGTCATAGGTTTGATCAGGACTATCGCCGCAACTTGTATTTGAAATTCCTGAACGACAGTTTGCTGAATATTGCGGAACACCTGTTCGTGGTCGATCTTCTTAATCTGGGTGCGTTCTACTTCCTGAACGACCACAACCTGTTCACTGCCATCCTGGTCAATACCAAAGACGGCACCATAGCCGTGGCGAAGAACGCTCTGATTATCCTGCACGGCGAGCTCAATATCCTGAGGATAAAAGTTTGCCCCATTAACAATCACAACGTCTTTTAATCGCCCGGTTATGAACAGGCGCCCATCAGAGACAAAACCCAAATCACCTGTTCTTAAATAGGGTCCGTCGCCATCCTCAGCGATGCGCGCATTAAACGTTTCTTCGGTTTGCTCTGCTTTTTTCCAGTACCCCTTGGCGACACTGCCGCCTTTTATCCACACCTCGCCTACTTCATCGGCTGAGCAGCGTTGGAAATTGTCGGGGTTGACAATTACAACATCCTGAACGGTATTGGTTAAACCAGAACTGACAAGCCGCTGCGAACCCTTAGAGTCATCCGAATACACGATTTTATGATTCTGTAACTGCTGACTATCAACCTGAGAAATAAAGGGTTCCTCATCGCGCCCGGTACCCGATACGAACAGCGTTGCCTCTGCCAGACCGTAAGCCGGGTAATGGCTTTCCCATTTAAAACCGCAGGGCCCAAAAAATTCAGCAAAACGTTCGAGAGTATCTGCACGAACGGGTTCAGCACCATTGAGCGCCAATGTCCAGCAACTTAAATCCAGTTGATCGCGCTGTTCTTCAGTAATCCTGCGCAGGCAAAGTTCATACGCAAAATTCGGCGCAAAACTGGTACTTGCCCGATAGTCCGAAATAGCCTGCAACCAACGCAAAGGTTGCTGTAAAAAAGCGACGGGAGTCATTAAATAACACCGCCCCCCCAAATACAGCGTGTGTAGAACATTGCCGATCAGGCCCATATCATGGAACAGTGGCAACCACGAAACGTAAACCGTATCTTCCGTGTGCCGGTAGGCCTTACGCATCATTTCTTCGTTGTGAAGCAAATTGCCGTGCGTAACCATCACACCCTTTGGTGTACCCGTCGAGCCAGACGTGTATTGCAAAAATGCCAAATCATCCTGAGCCAAGCCAGGATCAACCCATTGCTCCGATAGCGCCTCATCGACCACATCAGCTTCAACACAAGGAACGTCTTTTAGGAAGCTGTCCTGGTTCATAGATTCACGCACATAATCCGCTTGCGCGGCAACCGTTAATACCGCCGCAACATCAGCGTCCTGCGCGATTACACCTGTTTTAATCCAGTCCTTATCTTTTCTACCTGGCATTGGGGTAGGAACTGCCGCAACACCCGCGTACAAACAGCCCATAAAAGCAACAACAAAATCGAGACCCGCTGGAAAAAGCAACAGGGCGTTACGACCCGATATTTTCATTGCCTGTAAATTAGCCGCCAATGCGCGAGCCCGTATATCCAGCTGCTCATATGTCAGTTGATCATCGACCCCAGAGCCATACTTAAGAATGGAGTATGCAATTTTGTCTTTTTGTTGTGAGGCGCGAATACGGCCTAAACCTACCAAGCTATCAAATTCTTGAAAACGGTCTGAAAAAGTTACTTCGTACCCCATTGCTCGTTACCTTCCACTTTGCAACTTAGAAAATGACAGCGTCCCGACAAAAAGAGTTGCCACCTCAACACCCAATTCAGAAAAGTGAACCAGACATCTGGCACACAAATATAGTTTCGCCTCATTACAAGCACATTACGCGCCCATTATTGACCAAGTTAACAAAAAAAGATTTTAAAAAATAAAATGCGTAAACCCAAAAAGCCTGCTGAACGGATTCAAAAAAAAAGATTGGCGCTAATAACAACAATGTACTGCGCGCCTACCATCAAAAAATACAGAATATTTTTATTTAAAAAAAGCAAACACACCAATCACTGCAACCAAATGAAGCTAAAAATCGTTATCAGCGAAGTATATTTACATTACATGTTAACTACCAACAGGGTCGAAAATACTTATTCATCACACCATAAATAAATTGCATAAGTCAAACCGAAGCAGTTACCTCACACAAGCAAAAATACATGCAGCCCCATTTAATAAAAGCGTCGCCTTTTTTGTGGCTACCTTTTTCGCCAATAAAAATGAACTTTACAGCACTATTGTGGGGAACCGCGCAAGCCTACTGCACCAGATTGAGCATCTGTTGATTGACTCTAAAACAGCCAAACAATAAACTCCACTTTAATCACGAAAACAAAAACGAGCCGCCTGACTTTTCCATCTCGAAAGAATAAATCATTTCCATAAAACCACTCTCCATGATCTCGAAGAAATTAAATAGTTTTAATCGAATGATCTAACCCTCTCGATAAGCGTAAAATTGTTCGACAATTTACTTCCACCAAAACACCCGGCAATGGGATGAATTAATCTAATGTACGCATGGCGACACCAACCGCAGACAATAACGGAGAGAGTTGTTGCCATTCGCTTTTCGATATAAAACCAGCAGAGCAAGAGTTTATCGATATCCGTTTTTAAAAAGTTACGCTTTTTCTACGGCGCTATTTATTTTTCTGAAACAACGAGCTAGCGATAAATAGTTAGACCTTGTTTCCTGAAAAGGATCAAATTTGTATTATGAGATCATGTCAATACCAAGCTTCCCGGCGCCTGTGCACTTATCATGCCGTAAGCATGCCCTCTCCCATTTTTAAATTTAATATTGAAAATACGAGGCTTACTTTCTCAATCCTCCACCAGCCTGCCTGGATTCGGCGGCCAGCTCGGCGCCTGTCTATCCGCTTACCGACACATTAACGAGAGTAATTTTGAATTAACAACATATTCATCGAACTCCTGTCCGACCATTAAAAATAGGGTATTCATTACATTGAATTGGTTTGGAAAAGCCTGCCGAACTGAATCTGACTTAAGGCGCGATCATTATCAAAACTTCGATCAGCTTACGCGGAAGGAAATATGACTAACATCGCACCCCTACTCCCAGCTGCAGATGAATCAAAAGCAACCAAATTCTGTACAGCCAAAATGAATCAATTTAAACATACGAGGTGTGTTTTTTCGGTCTTTAGTTCGAAAATAATTTCGACAGTTGGAAGGTGTTTGCTGCAACTACAACCGTAATATTCATGCTTTACTCCGATCAAAAATCTGTACCGCTGTGAAAGAAAAAATGCAACACGATCAACATTTAATCGTAAGCACTACAAGCCTCATCTGATCCTTTTGTTAAGCCTTATATGCGTCAATTATCCTTCGATAGCGATCTGCCAAGTTCAACACGCTTACGTACACACGTAGCTTTTACACTAAAGCGGTGAGGCTTGAATTTTCTCAAACAGATTCTCTCCGCCGGGAGAGCGACCTTCTCACAAGCTTTCGCGCGTGGTGCCTGGGGCTGGGCTCAAGAGTAAGCTTGAGCGGCTGCAGCACCAAAAAAGCGAAGCGTATATAAAGAACAAACTGGATTAGTCCGGCTTGGTTGCTACGGAGTGAAATCTTGTCGCTATGTTGGAGGGTGCTAACAGAAGTTGGGGATGGTGGTGCCCGGGGCTGGGCTCAAGCGCAAGCTTGAGCGGCTGCAGCACTAAAAAAGCGAAGCGTATAAAAAGAACAAACTGGATTAGTCCGGCCTGGTTGCTACGCAGCAAAATTTTGGAGTTATGCTGAAGGTTGCTAACAGAAGTTAAGGATGGTGGTGCCCGGGGCTGGGCTCAAGAGCAAGCTTGAGCGGCTGCAGCACTAAAAAGCGAAGCGTACAAAAAGAGCAGACCGGATTAGTCCGGCTTTGTTGCTACGGAGTGAAATCTTGTCGCTATGTTGGAAGGTGCTAACAGATGTTGGGGATGGTGGCGCCCGGGGCTGGGCTCAAGCGCAAGCTTGAGCGGCTGCAGCACTAAAAAAGCGAAGTGTACAAAAAGAGCAGACCGGATTAGTCCGGCTTGGTCGCTACGAGGTAAGATTTTGGAACTATGTTGAAGGTTGCTAACAAAAGTTGGGGATGGTGGCGCCGGGGCTGGGCTCAAGCGCCAGCTTGAGCGGCTGCAGCATTAAAAAAGCGGAGCGTAAAAAAAGAGCAGACCGGATTAGTCCGGCTTGGTTACGACGGAGTACAGACCTATTGGTTTAGCAAGGTGTTAGCTAATGGAAATTCATTATGATGGTGCCGGGGCCGGACTTGAATTAGTGGGTTAAGGCTTTGATTTAGCTGGGTTTGGTGGGTTTCGTTTTTCGCTAGATACCAACACTGATACCAGCATTTCAGACGGGTTGGAGCACGAATCTGCCGTTTTGCGACATTGGTCACCATTATACGCCGATAGAAAATAAATGCGTATTGGCTTTGTAAGACTACCCCATAATCTGATAGTACGCCTTATAAATCATTTCCACATCATCTGCCGCTCTATGGTGTCGGTATTTTCCAGATTCAGCGACTCGTGAAAAATGCTTGTCGAATTGGTCAGCTTTGTCATTACCAATGAGGTCATAAATGGAGACTAAGTAAAACAGCTTATCTACTTTTACCGTGTAATAAAGCGTATCCACCCAATCACCATCCCATCGGTGAGCATCACTGTAGAGAACAACATCAGATTCTGTTAAAAAAGTATTTAGTTGCTTTACAACCTCTATAGCAGGCAAACCGTCCCGCAACAATTCTGCACGAGTAATACCGTGTATGCTCTCAGCAGTATTGCCAACTTGGCTCTGGCTTAACCAACCAAGACTTACACTCACCTCTTAACCTAACCGCGATTTCGATTGGCTAAGAGTCGAAATACAAGCCGCTGGCTTCTATATCGATGACGCCGATCTCTTTGTAGTACAAACGACTACGCATGAATACCCGGAAAGAAAATTGCGGGTGTTTGTTTGTCTTTCACTAGCGCAGCCATAACTTTTGCAAACTCTTTTGGATTGCGCTCTAACAGCGATAAACGATCAACATACTCACTCAGCATATTTTCAACCAGAAAATACACCATATTTGCGCCATTAAGCTTGAACCGAAGAATATTCCATAGTCTCGGGCTGGAGTTCTTTAAGCGCCGACTTGCTTGCGCGGCCTTATCCAAGTGGCCCTGTGTTCCCAGTAATGTTAGCAACGTGCCGCCCAAACCGCCTTTTAAGGGTTTTACCGCTTTGCGAATCTTCACTAAATCTCTTTTTATGCCTGGTACTTCTGCACTTTGTGCGATTAGCTTTTTGGTGACCATCGAGGCAATGGCATAACTCATAGCAACTGCCAGCTTTTTACCCAACTGTTTTCCTAAAAAACGTTGAGTCGGGTCATTAAGCAGCTTTACCGCCTGAGCAAGATCTTCCTGGGAAGTATTCTCTATAATTCCTATTGAGAGCGCTTTAATAAGCCAAAGCGTATCTATTTTTTCTGGAAACTTTAAAGCCCCTTGCTTTAAGCTATCTTCCAGCAGCCACTCAGGGAGCACACTTACATATTCGGACACAACCGCCATCGCAATCTGAGATATTGGGTTATCCAATATGTTAATTTCAAAGGTTATTAATTTCTCTAAAGCTGTTTTGGCAAAGGAATAAGCTGCATAATTTTCATCACCGACTTTGGCGAAATTGTCTGCGCCTGTTGCATGTAGGCCTTCTGCTGTACGCTGAACACCGCCAGCCAATCGATCAACTTGGCCGAAAGTTTGGTGCTGCACACCGTCTACTAGTCCTGCCAGTGCGGGAGAAATATTATCCAGTGGCAGCAACAGCTCGCTTTTAGTGGAGGGCCGCCTCAAGCTACGATAACTTGGCCCGTGGCAGCCAAAGTTGCACTCCTGCCAAGCCTTTTCCAGCGCAGCACCTCTAAGAAAAAAATTGATATTGGAAACCCCTAGAGATTTAACCCCTTTCAAATAGCGCTTTACACCCAGCTCGCTAATTAAAGCGCCATCGTAGCCTGAATCTTGATTGTTCATTGGTTTACTCCCTGTGAATTAAATGACATTCCCTGCATAAATGGGACAAGGTTATTTTTTTGCGTTTCTATATCCTCATCGAATAGATGAAACTGCACCAATACCGGGTAAGGCTTTGCCTGTAGGCGTAGAATGGTGGCTTCGTTCTTTGTTTCACTCAGCCCGGTACTTATCCAGCTAAGTCTTAGGCCCTTATAGTCTCCCAGCTCTATTGTTTCTCTTTTAAAGCTTTTCACATCTTTACCATTTGGCAATCGAAGCTGTTTCTCCAGCTCATTCGCCAAAT of the Teredinibacter turnerae T7901 genome contains:
- a CDS encoding AMP-binding protein, with protein sequence MGYEVTFSDRFQEFDSLVGLGRIRASQQKDKIAYSILKYGSGVDDQLTYEQLDIRARALAANLQAMKISGRNALLLFPAGLDFVVAFMGCLYAGVAAVPTPMPGRKDKDWIKTGVIAQDADVAAVLTVAAQADYVRESMNQDSFLKDVPCVEADVVDEALSEQWVDPGLAQDDLAFLQYTSGSTGTPKGVMVTHGNLLHNEEMMRKAYRHTEDTVYVSWLPLFHDMGLIGNVLHTLYLGGRCYLMTPVAFLQQPLRWLQAISDYRASTSFAPNFAYELCLRRITEEQRDQLDLSCWTLALNGAEPVRADTLERFAEFFGPCGFKWESHYPAYGLAEATLFVSGTGRDEEPFISQVDSQQLQNHKIVYSDDSKGSQRLVSSGLTNTVQDVVIVNPDNFQRCSADEVGEVWIKGGSVAKGYWKKAEQTEETFNARIAEDGDGPYLRTGDLGFVSDGRLFITGRLKDVVIVNGANFYPQDIELAVQDNQSVLRHGYGAVFGIDQDGSEQVVVVQEVERTQIKKIDHEQVFRNIQQTVVQEFQIQVAAIVLIKPMTLPLTSSGKIQRRGTRKQFYENDLAEIACWFGSESLRREVKGEAVVETAKPTDLLGSAAESSVKTEAKIHWLRQYAETRINSALIDERRCVPPYIVMDFASQGLLGMCVPEQYAGQAMTVSDSLRVIEQLAAIDANLAAMVSVHHVLGTRPILNYGSQLTKDVFLPKIAEGRILGALAITEPGAGSNPHAISATARPAPQGGWLITGEKCWIGNGSWSGVINTFVQVKDEQGNPKGLTAFAIEQGRSGMWMGEEAPTMGMRGMVQNRIHFKDVHVTESDMLGRVGQGMEIAQDAMMHGRLVIAAMSLGGLKRAAQLMTRYAQRRDVASGKLFESSVSIQRLSEMHATIAAIQAMVRSLGELIDQGVEIPSEIYAACKTSAPEFLWKGVDQLMQMLGGRGYTENNAVPQLMRDLRLFRIFEGPTEALNVFIGARVINGGEQILSFIKNTLQSSDVATDVASMASEMLHLATASGERIGLNSFQVNQRAHTFVGDLTTLHIVKAFVEFQNQRCPDKSLQQAIAWLNKCLEIKHAEVVASTGGSQVWMSAAQLEQAADDLLHDIGDIQQHAAGMERATDTLLLREGEPVKAPAAVTPPDLPATPQEPCAAPEAETVVIANIATSEEEELEAWMINWLSKRIRVSSSELSAQSTFVDVGLDSVSSVEFSFELERWLGFEVDSTVVWQYPSISVLTQFLLNEKRTKEAEQQEAEIHSNQPENLSTLSDDQVAAALACELE